From the Mesorhizobium sp. L-2-11 genome, the window CGTTACATGAAACGCAAGGGGATCACGCTCGAGGAACTGAAGAAAACCGCCGTCATCGTCAGCAAGAAGGTCGACCGTGAGGCGAGGGCCTTCCTCGGAGGGACATTGCGCGAGACAATGCTGAAGATGATGGCAGACGTGGCAGCCGATGATGGCCTGGAACTCCATGCCGCGTTTTATGAACTCAGCGACGAGGAACTCATCGACGGGCTCTGCGCGATCGGCAAGAGTGCGAAGATCGTTCTGGCAAATGGAAGCGTCAAGGCCGAAGGCGAGGACGAAAATGCGGATGCGCGAAAGCGTCTGGGCGGTGCGGGTGTTGTGGTGCACGATCGCTTTCTCGCGCCGAAAGCGCTGGCCCACAACAAGTTCGTGGTCGTGGGCCGCCTCACGGATGAGAAGTTCGAGCCGGCGAAGGTATGGACGGGGAGCACGAATTGGACGCCGACGGGGCTCTGCACGCAGCTCAACAACGGCATCATGCTCGATCATCCCAGGTTGGCGCAGCGCTACGAAGAGCAGTTTAAGCTGCTTATCGACGCAAAGAGCTCGGTTTCTGACGACTTGCTGGCATCGAACAATGCGCCCGAGCGCGACATCAAGTTCGGCACCGGTACGGTCGACAGCTGGTTCTCAAGCCTAGGCGACGAAATCGATATCAAGGAACTGATCAAGCTAGTGGAGGGTGCGCAACAGGGGGTGTTCTTTGTGATGTTTCAACCGGGTAACGAGCCGGTACGAACATTGCTCAGGATTCAAGAGGAAAAGAAACTCTACGTGCGCGGCGTAGCGACCCGATTCACCGGCAAAGGTCTAGAGGAGTTCAAGCTGCTGAAGGCGAAACCCGAGGACTTTTTCCTCGATGCGGCGCAGGATACCGGCGTCGAGAAACCGGTCGGACAATGGGCGGTGGAAGGCACGGCGGCTGATTTTACATCGGCCATCGGTCACGCCATCACGCATTCGAAAGTGCTGGTGATCGACCCATTCGGTGACGATCCCGTAGTTGTCACGGGCTCGCACAATTTTTCGCATGCGGCGAGCGCCGGCAATGATGAGAACTTCATCGTCATTCGCGGCCACAAGATGATCGCCATGCATTATGCCATCAACGCCATGCAGACCTATAGCCACTATCGCTGGCGGGCCTATCTCGCGGAGGCGGCGAAGGAGAAGAAGAATCCCTTCGAGTACCTCTCACGCGATCCACAATGGCAAAAGCGTCGGACTACCGGCGAAACCAAGCGAATGCTGGCATTCTGGATGGCCGGCGCTTAGAGCGATCGGGCTTTTTCCAGCATGTGATTGGTGCGAACGCCATATGGGATTCGACCAGTCGTGCCGAAATCTATCCCGCACACCGGCAAGGGGGGATGACGCATGCCAGCGCTAGAATTCAAAGACA encodes:
- a CDS encoding phospholipase D-like domain-containing protein — encoded protein: MHFNRGYVLSQFMARYMKRKGITLEELKKTAVIVSKKVDREARAFLGGTLRETMLKMMADVAADDGLELHAAFYELSDEELIDGLCAIGKSAKIVLANGSVKAEGEDENADARKRLGGAGVVVHDRFLAPKALAHNKFVVVGRLTDEKFEPAKVWTGSTNWTPTGLCTQLNNGIMLDHPRLAQRYEEQFKLLIDAKSSVSDDLLASNNAPERDIKFGTGTVDSWFSSLGDEIDIKELIKLVEGAQQGVFFVMFQPGNEPVRTLLRIQEEKKLYVRGVATRFTGKGLEEFKLLKAKPEDFFLDAAQDTGVEKPVGQWAVEGTAADFTSAIGHAITHSKVLVIDPFGDDPVVVTGSHNFSHAASAGNDENFIVIRGHKMIAMHYAINAMQTYSHYRWRAYLAEAAKEKKNPFEYLSRDPQWQKRRTTGETKRMLAFWMAGA